The Chryseobacterium suipulveris genome window below encodes:
- a CDS encoding DUF2147 domain-containing protein, giving the protein MFRRLIILIFVYSFGLSFAQISSDAVLGKWMATDKSVAVEVFKVDEKYRAKVIWFDEKLGSGKPMHERIDDENPNPSLRNRKILGMEVLHGLRYDPKNESWEKGRIYDATSGRTWDSSAKLHNGILKVRGFWKFKWIGKSLDFKKIKDENYTKK; this is encoded by the coding sequence ATGTTTCGCAGATTAATAATTCTTATTTTTGTTTATTCTTTTGGGCTAAGTTTCGCTCAGATTTCGAGTGATGCTGTTTTGGGTAAGTGGATGGCGACCGATAAAAGTGTTGCCGTGGAAGTTTTTAAGGTAGACGAAAAGTACAGGGCAAAAGTCATCTGGTTCGACGAGAAATTAGGGAGTGGAAAACCAATGCACGAGAGAATCGACGACGAAAATCCGAATCCGAGTTTGAGAAACAGAAAGATTTTGGGGATGGAAGTGCTGCACGGACTTAGATACGATCCGAAGAATGAAAGTTGGGAAAAAGGCAGGATCTATGACGCCACTTCCGGAAGAACTTGGGATTCATCAGCAAAACTTCATAACGGGATTTTGAAAGTTCGTGGTTTCTGGAAGTTCAAATGGATCGGGAAGTCGCTGGATTTCAAAAAAATAAAAGACGAGAATTACACCAAGAAATAA
- a CDS encoding phage holin family protein → MNLIIRLLVTAVVAYLLPYVLKGISFDGFSTAVVFSIVLAVLNLIVKPILSILGLPLTIITLGLFSLVINAVIILLAAKFVSGMHVDGFWWALIFSIALSIITSLLNGIFTSD, encoded by the coding sequence ATGAACTTAATTATCCGACTATTGGTAACAGCTGTTGTTGCTTATTTATTGCCCTACGTTCTCAAAGGAATCAGTTTTGATGGATTTTCAACTGCGGTTGTTTTCTCCATTGTTTTGGCGGTTTTGAACCTGATTGTAAAACCGATTCTCTCTATTCTTGGATTGCCTTTGACGATTATCACACTCGGACTTTTCTCATTGGTTATCAATGCGGTGATCATCCTTTTGGCTGCGAAATTTGTCAGCGGAATGCATGTTGACGGATTTTGGTGGGCATTAATTTTCAGCATCGCGCTTTCTATCATCACTTCGCTGCTGAACGGTATTTTTACTTCCGATTAA
- a CDS encoding chitobiase/beta-hexosaminidase C-terminal domain-containing protein, with the protein MKKFLLFLMGLFFPMTLFSQGTFFAPYEGWSSGPMTVTISNTPTSVIYYTTDGSEPTLNSPSATNSVEVPISTQTTFKAFAVRNGTPTPVETMTYYIGSYSMPKAFFKPPSSWNLSCGNRAIVEPRTLLDLDMSGGPVMDDACEGWKTVPIPFAVGYISFNNCIPWSQNYQSTPGFLFSENIFYDYSNGMITNPPACLLNSSEIQGKVAAIKVFPNPVQEFLKISSDIKFSGYEILDESGRILSQSQLEGNNINVSKLKSGVYYLRLKSSEKVNHYLRFIKK; encoded by the coding sequence ATGAAAAAATTTCTACTTTTCTTGATGGGATTATTTTTTCCGATGACGCTATTTTCGCAAGGTACATTCTTTGCACCTTACGAAGGATGGTCAAGCGGACCGATGACCGTAACGATTTCTAACACTCCAACAAGTGTGATCTACTACACCACGGACGGATCTGAACCAACTCTGAACTCACCATCCGCAACGAATTCTGTTGAAGTTCCTATTTCGACACAAACCACTTTCAAAGCTTTTGCGGTTCGAAATGGAACACCGACTCCGGTTGAGACGATGACTTACTATATCGGCAGTTACAGCATGCCGAAAGCATTCTTCAAACCACCTTCAAGCTGGAATCTCTCGTGTGGTAATCGAGCTATTGTAGAGCCCAGAACATTATTGGATTTAGATATGTCGGGAGGACCGGTAATGGACGATGCTTGCGAAGGATGGAAAACTGTTCCAATTCCATTTGCGGTGGGATATATCAGTTTCAACAATTGCATTCCATGGTCGCAGAATTATCAAAGCACTCCCGGTTTCCTTTTTTCAGAAAATATTTTCTACGATTATAGCAACGGCATGATCACAAATCCACCTGCTTGTCTTTTGAACTCGTCTGAAATACAGGGTAAAGTTGCCGCCATCAAAGTTTTCCCAAATCCGGTTCAAGAATTCCTGAAGATCAGTTCGGACATCAAATTTTCTGGCTATGAAATCCTGGATGAATCTGGAAGAATACTCTCACAAAGTCAGCTTGAAGGAAACAACATCAATGTTTCAAAATTGAAAAGCGGAGTCTATTACCTTCGGCTGAAAAGTTCTGAGAAAGTGAATCACTACCTGCGTTTTATCAAGAAGTAA
- a CDS encoding S9 family peptidase, with the protein MKLKTVLIATATPFLMNAQNVMTPEILWTLNRIGVSAVSPDHSSVIYKVSKTDLKTEKSNSENYFLNLKNNIPAGIDLGKKSIVQWDKNGLYAQEGEKIYLSKDSGKTWTEFYTIGEADNIIISPDGKKIAFSKEVQMEKILGKDKYKDTPKSTAQIYTDLNHRHWDTWNTGKYNHVFVVNVSENVSAAKDLLEGKIWDSPLKPFGGSEDFVWSPDSSQLLYVVKPKSGKEYVTSTNTDIFAYDLATGTTKNLTEENKGYDNNPVFSPDGKFLLYTSMKRDGFEADKNDIKIINWKTGAKINLTANWDESVSGGISWSEDSKMIYFSSAFRGTKQLFSLNPNNGKITQITKGDFDVNDIYFAGKSSALVSRTDMNHNADLYSVNLKSGVMAKVTDVNQENYAKITSSKTELKMVKTTDGKEMGVWFVYPPNFDPAKKYPTLLYCQGGPQSALTQFFSTRWNLALMAANGYIVVAPNRRGMPGWGTEWNEAISKDWGGQPIRDYLSATDFAKTLPYVDGDRMGAVGASYGGYSVLMLAGVHGNRFKTFISHNGLFDMKSWYGTTEELFFANWDIGAPWDKPTPKAYTEFNPSNFTDKWNAPLMIIQGGLDFRVPYEQGNQAFQTARLKGLKSKFLYYPNENHWVLKPHNGLVWQREFFDWLKETL; encoded by the coding sequence ATGAAACTAAAAACAGTTTTAATTGCCACTGCAACGCCGTTTCTTATGAATGCACAGAACGTAATGACTCCCGAAATCCTGTGGACACTCAACCGGATTGGTGTTTCGGCAGTTTCACCAGATCACTCGTCGGTCATCTATAAAGTGAGTAAAACCGATCTGAAAACAGAAAAATCTAACAGTGAAAATTATTTTCTGAACCTCAAAAACAATATTCCGGCAGGAATTGATCTGGGTAAGAAATCAATCGTTCAGTGGGATAAGAACGGGCTTTATGCGCAGGAAGGAGAAAAGATCTACCTTTCCAAAGATTCAGGGAAAACCTGGACAGAATTCTACACCATCGGTGAAGCCGACAATATTATCATTTCTCCGGACGGGAAGAAAATTGCCTTCAGCAAAGAAGTTCAGATGGAAAAAATCTTGGGAAAAGACAAGTATAAAGACACCCCGAAATCTACTGCTCAAATCTACACTGACCTGAACCATCGTCATTGGGATACGTGGAATACTGGGAAATATAATCACGTGTTTGTTGTGAATGTTTCGGAGAACGTTTCTGCAGCAAAAGATTTATTGGAGGGGAAAATTTGGGATTCCCCACTGAAACCTTTCGGCGGAAGCGAAGATTTCGTGTGGAGCCCGGATTCGTCACAATTGCTTTATGTGGTGAAACCAAAATCAGGAAAAGAATATGTGACATCGACCAACACTGATATTTTCGCTTATGACTTGGCGACAGGAACCACCAAAAATTTAACCGAAGAAAATAAGGGATACGACAATAATCCTGTATTTAGTCCCGATGGGAAATTTCTGTTGTACACCTCGATGAAGAGAGACGGTTTCGAAGCCGACAAAAACGACATTAAAATCATCAACTGGAAAACCGGTGCAAAAATTAACCTTACCGCAAACTGGGACGAAAGCGTTTCGGGAGGAATTAGCTGGAGCGAAGATTCAAAAATGATCTATTTCTCTTCCGCTTTCCGTGGAACAAAACAGCTTTTTTCATTAAACCCGAACAACGGCAAAATCACGCAGATTACCAAAGGTGACTTCGATGTGAACGATATTTATTTCGCAGGCAAAAGTTCTGCGCTGGTTTCAAGAACGGATATGAACCACAATGCCGATCTTTATTCGGTTAACCTGAAAAGTGGAGTAATGGCGAAAGTGACCGACGTGAACCAAGAAAATTACGCGAAAATCACGTCATCAAAAACTGAACTGAAAATGGTGAAAACCACCGACGGCAAAGAAATGGGAGTTTGGTTCGTGTACCCGCCGAATTTTGATCCCGCCAAGAAATATCCTACGCTGCTTTATTGTCAAGGAGGGCCGCAATCCGCACTCACACAGTTTTTCAGTACAAGATGGAATTTGGCATTAATGGCTGCAAACGGCTACATCGTGGTCGCACCAAACCGAAGAGGAATGCCTGGATGGGGAACCGAATGGAATGAAGCCATCTCTAAAGATTGGGGAGGACAGCCGATTCGTGATTATCTTTCTGCAACGGATTTTGCAAAAACTTTACCTTATGTAGATGGAGACAGAATGGGAGCAGTCGGCGCAAGCTACGGCGGATACAGCGTTTTGATGCTTGCAGGAGTTCACGGGAACCGTTTCAAAACCTTTATTTCTCATAACGGACTATTCGATATGAAATCCTGGTACGGAACTACGGAAGAATTGTTCTTTGCCAACTGGGACATTGGCGCACCGTGGGACAAGCCGACTCCGAAAGCGTACACCGAATTCAACCCAAGTAACTTTACCGATAAATGGAATGCACCATTAATGATTATTCAGGGAGGTTTAGATTTTAGAGTTCCTTATGAACAGGGAAATCAGGCATTTCAAACTGCAAGATTAAAAGGATTGAAATCGAAATTCCTTTACTATCCAAACGAAAATCACTGGGTTCTGAAACCGCACAACGGTCTGGTTTGGCAAAGAGAATTTTTCGATTGGCTGAAGGAAACTTTATAG
- a CDS encoding DUF6090 family protein, with protein sequence MAELEVAKSTKKIFTTAKSKEHSLWEKIKKIGMEVAIIVFAVSLSIGLHSWSEARHEQNEVKVFLEGLRNDLQKDRQEMLGDIEAYENQKKAFNYLSQIPKGTQADSDSINAHSKYFYSFTGYGGNTGRYEGFKSSGKIGYIENDSLLNNILDLYEEKIPILTISTDFYKNQKIRFAEYITENTVDYPEGNLTQVLASDPVKNRSNIYLSSVNQIIDNYRKCVSKIDIIIEQIDKEHPKKH encoded by the coding sequence ATGGCTGAATTAGAAGTAGCAAAATCTACCAAAAAAATCTTTACCACAGCAAAATCCAAAGAGCATTCGCTTTGGGAGAAAATTAAAAAAATAGGGATGGAAGTTGCGATTATCGTTTTTGCGGTTTCACTTTCCATTGGATTACACAGCTGGAGTGAGGCAAGACATGAACAAAATGAAGTAAAAGTTTTTCTCGAAGGTTTGAGAAATGATCTGCAAAAAGACAGACAGGAAATGTTGGGAGATATAGAAGCATATGAAAACCAGAAAAAGGCATTTAATTATCTTTCACAAATTCCCAAGGGAACACAAGCTGATTCCGACAGCATAAATGCACACTCCAAATATTTTTATAGTTTTACCGGCTACGGCGGAAATACAGGCAGGTACGAAGGGTTCAAGTCATCGGGAAAGATCGGGTATATCGAAAACGATTCGCTGCTCAACAATATTTTGGATCTGTACGAAGAAAAAATTCCTATACTTACGATTTCTACAGATTTTTATAAAAATCAAAAGATTCGCTTTGCAGAATATATTACCGAAAATACAGTGGATTACCCTGAAGGCAATTTAACGCAGGTTTTGGCATCCGATCCGGTGAAAAACCGAAGCAATATTTATTTGAGTTCCGTTAATCAGATTATTGATAATTACAGGAAATGTGTTTCCAAAATTGATATTATTATCGAACAGATTGACAAGGAGCATCCAAAAAAGCATTAA
- the queA gene encoding tRNA preQ1(34) S-adenosylmethionine ribosyltransferase-isomerase QueA, whose translation MKTSDFNFHLPEELLAEHPSEHRDEAKLMVLHRKDQTIEHKLFKDVVDYFDEHDLFIFNNTKVFPARLYGNKEKTGAKIEVFLLRELDKETRVWDVLVDPARKIRIGNKLFFTEDESLVAEVIDNTTSRGRTLRFLYDGSYEEFRAKLKELGETPLPKYIKRSVEPEDAERYQTIYAKHEGAVAAPTAGLHFSRHLMKRLEIKGIDFAEITLHVGLGTFNPIEVEDLSKHKMESEEAIIDQKNADIINKAVEEKRRVCAVGTTTMRALETSVSSNKKIGPYHGWTNKFIFPPHDFGVANAMITNFHTPKSTLLMMIAAFAGKDFVMHAYEEAIKNEYKFYSYGDAMLIL comes from the coding sequence ATGAAGACATCCGATTTTAATTTCCACTTGCCTGAAGAACTATTGGCAGAACACCCAAGTGAACACCGAGACGAGGCAAAACTGATGGTCCTCCACAGAAAGGATCAAACCATCGAACACAAATTGTTCAAAGACGTCGTAGATTATTTCGATGAGCACGACCTCTTTATCTTTAACAATACCAAAGTTTTCCCTGCGCGTCTTTACGGAAACAAAGAAAAAACGGGTGCGAAAATCGAAGTTTTCCTTTTGAGGGAACTCGACAAGGAAACCAGAGTTTGGGACGTGTTGGTAGATCCTGCAAGAAAAATAAGAATCGGAAACAAACTGTTTTTCACTGAAGACGAATCCTTGGTTGCGGAAGTAATCGACAACACCACTTCCAGAGGAAGAACTTTGAGGTTCCTCTACGACGGTTCTTACGAAGAGTTCCGTGCAAAGCTGAAAGAATTGGGAGAAACTCCGCTACCGAAATACATCAAAAGATCTGTAGAACCAGAAGATGCAGAACGTTACCAAACGATTTATGCAAAACACGAAGGTGCAGTTGCAGCTCCGACTGCAGGTTTACATTTTTCAAGACATTTGATGAAGCGTCTCGAAATCAAGGGAATCGACTTCGCAGAAATTACGCTGCACGTTGGTTTGGGAACTTTCAACCCGATCGAAGTTGAAGACCTCTCCAAACACAAAATGGAATCGGAAGAAGCCATCATCGACCAAAAAAACGCAGATATCATCAATAAAGCAGTAGAAGAAAAACGCCGAGTTTGCGCCGTTGGAACCACCACGATGAGAGCTTTGGAAACCTCCGTTTCATCCAACAAAAAAATCGGACCTTATCACGGTTGGACGAACAAGTTCATTTTCCCGCCACACGATTTTGGAGTTGCCAATGCAATGATCACGAATTTCCACACCCCGAAATCAACCTTATTAATGATGATCGCGGCATTCGCAGGAAAAGATTTCGTGATGCATGCTTACGAAGAAGCCATCAAGAATGAATATAAGTTTTATTCTTATGGGGATGCAATGCTAATTCTTTAG
- the rlmN gene encoding 23S rRNA (adenine(2503)-C(2))-methyltransferase RlmN — MKDIRTLSLEQLKDYFVTIGEKPFRAKQVYDWIWSKNLHSIDEMTNLSKDLRDKISQEFEINPVSVDQLQKSKDGTIKNGVKLHDGLLVESVLIPTETRTTACVSSQVGCSLNCEFCATAKLKRMRNLEVAEIVDQVALIDRQSKMYFDRPLSNIVFMGMGEPMMNYKNVVEAIRKITKPEGLGMSPRRITVSTSGIPKMIKMLADEDLKVKLALSLHSAIEKTRNEIMPFSEKFPLTEIMESLQYWYEKTGNVITFEYCVWGGINDDDEHIKALIKFCRKVPSKVNLIQYNPIGEGKFDHRSIKAEEKYVRELTKAGVTVMVRRSRGGDIDAACGQLANKTAE; from the coding sequence ATGAAAGACATCCGCACTCTATCTCTGGAACAACTCAAAGACTATTTCGTCACCATTGGCGAAAAGCCATTTCGTGCGAAACAGGTTTATGACTGGATCTGGAGCAAGAACCTGCATTCCATCGACGAGATGACCAATCTCTCCAAGGATTTGCGCGATAAAATTTCTCAGGAATTTGAAATCAATCCCGTTTCTGTTGACCAACTGCAAAAATCAAAAGACGGAACGATTAAGAATGGGGTAAAGCTCCACGACGGACTTTTGGTGGAATCTGTTTTGATTCCAACAGAAACCAGAACGACGGCGTGTGTTTCTTCGCAAGTCGGCTGTTCGCTGAACTGCGAATTCTGCGCAACCGCCAAACTCAAAAGAATGCGAAACCTGGAAGTTGCAGAAATTGTGGACCAGGTTGCACTCATCGATCGGCAAAGCAAAATGTATTTCGACCGACCGCTTTCCAACATCGTTTTTATGGGAATGGGTGAGCCGATGATGAACTACAAAAACGTGGTTGAAGCGATTCGGAAAATCACGAAACCTGAAGGTTTGGGAATGTCGCCGCGAAGGATTACTGTTTCCACTTCCGGTATTCCGAAGATGATCAAAATGTTGGCGGATGAAGATTTGAAGGTGAAACTGGCGCTTTCGCTGCATTCAGCGATTGAGAAGACGCGAAACGAAATTATGCCTTTTTCGGAGAAATTTCCATTGACCGAAATTATGGAATCGCTACAGTATTGGTACGAAAAAACTGGAAACGTCATCACTTTCGAATACTGCGTTTGGGGCGGAATTAATGATGACGACGAACATATTAAGGCATTAATCAAGTTCTGTCGAAAAGTTCCGAGCAAGGTCAATCTCATCCAATATAATCCAATTGGTGAAGGAAAATTTGACCACCGAAGCATTAAAGCCGAAGAAAAATATGTCCGTGAATTGACCAAAGCAGGAGTTACCGTGATGGTGCGCCGAAGCAGAGGAGGAGACATCGACGCCGCTTGCGGACAGTTGGCGAACAAAACTGCGGAATAA
- a CDS encoding polyprenyl synthetase family protein: MANIVEEIKKPITSEMKLFEQKFYESMQSNVPLLDKVTRFIVTTKGKQMRPMFVFLCSKLVGNVNEKSFRGASMIELIHTATLVHDDVVDESFKRRNFFSINALWKNKIAVLVGDYLLSKAVLLSTDHKDFDLLAVISRTIREMAEGELLQLEKARKLDITEDVYYEIIRQKTATLIAACCEIGVLSNGADENLAKKMKEFGTYTGMAFQIKDDLFDYLTSNIIGKPVGIDIKEQKMTLPLIHTLKTSKEKDRKYYYDTIKRYNNNTKRVKELVEFVKKSGGLDYAIGVMKDYQQKAKNILDEFPDSDAKQSLHLMLDYVIERKF, from the coding sequence GTGGCGAATATTGTAGAAGAAATCAAGAAACCGATTACATCTGAAATGAAACTTTTTGAACAGAAGTTTTATGAATCGATGCAGAGCAATGTTCCGCTATTGGACAAAGTCACCCGATTTATCGTAACCACAAAAGGAAAACAGATGCGACCGATGTTTGTTTTTCTGTGTTCGAAACTCGTGGGAAACGTCAATGAAAAATCTTTTCGCGGTGCATCGATGATCGAGCTGATCCATACCGCAACTTTGGTGCACGACGATGTGGTGGATGAAAGTTTCAAGAGACGTAATTTCTTCTCTATCAACGCTTTGTGGAAAAACAAGATTGCGGTTTTAGTAGGAGATTATCTTCTTTCGAAAGCAGTTTTGCTTTCTACCGACCACAAGGATTTTGATTTGCTCGCAGTGATTTCTAGAACAATCCGTGAAATGGCGGAAGGTGAATTGCTTCAATTGGAAAAAGCACGTAAACTGGACATTACCGAGGATGTTTATTACGAAATCATCCGACAGAAAACGGCGACGCTCATCGCGGCGTGTTGTGAAATCGGTGTGCTTTCTAACGGTGCCGATGAAAATTTGGCCAAGAAAATGAAGGAGTTCGGAACCTATACCGGAATGGCTTTCCAGATCAAGGACGACCTTTTCGATTACCTGACTTCAAACATTATCGGAAAACCTGTGGGAATCGACATCAAAGAGCAGAAAATGACTTTGCCGCTGATTCACACGCTGAAAACTTCCAAAGAGAAAGACCGCAAATATTACTACGACACGATCAAGCGCTACAACAACAATACGAAACGGGTGAAAGAACTGGTGGAGTTCGTGAAAAAATCTGGCGGATTGGATTACGCAATCGGTGTGATGAAGGATTATCAGCAAAAAGCCAAAAACATCCTCGACGAATTCCCAGATTCCGACGCGAAACAGTCGCTCCATCTAATGCTGGATTACGTGATTGAAAGGAAGTTCTAA
- a CDS encoding acyl-CoA thioesterase: protein MEPFYQKQITVSEEHLDELNHVNNVQFVHWVEEMAKEHWEILKNFTPYKNDFWMLHDHHIQYRKQVYKGDLLTIKTYPQNPEGLKQPRKVEFYRDGDLVVDSRTLWIMFDHDTGKIKRIDKDWLDFIK from the coding sequence ATGGAACCGTTTTACCAAAAACAGATTACCGTTTCCGAAGAACATCTCGACGAACTGAACCACGTCAATAATGTTCAGTTTGTGCATTGGGTAGAAGAAATGGCGAAAGAACACTGGGAAATCCTTAAAAACTTCACGCCTTACAAAAACGATTTTTGGATGCTGCACGATCACCACATCCAATACCGAAAGCAGGTTTACAAAGGCGATCTTCTTACCATAAAAACTTATCCCCAAAATCCCGAAGGTTTGAAACAGCCACGAAAAGTCGAGTTCTACCGGGACGGAGATTTAGTCGTAGATTCGCGTACACTTTGGATAATGTTTGACCACGACACAGGAAAAATAAAGCGGATTGATAAAGATTGGCTCGATTTCATCAAGTAG
- a CDS encoding DUF72 domain-containing protein has product MKNKTYIGCSGFSEKLWKGFFYPESLATKDYLRFYSEYLNSVEINSTFYRRPLQKTLENWYLQTNADFKFFIKIPKTITHFKKLSDTKTETAEFCTYIKTGLKDKLAGFLFQLQPSYVFNEENLGQVFNTIDQDFLNVVEFRHQSWWNEKVFEALKKKNIIFSGVSFPKNIADDFIINNEKYCYYRLHGDPILFKSEYSEDFLKALAKKIENFKGTSFVFFNNTFGTAGIKNALFLEKILKK; this is encoded by the coding sequence ATGAAGAATAAAACTTACATCGGCTGTTCAGGATTTTCAGAAAAATTGTGGAAGGGATTTTTCTATCCTGAATCGTTGGCTACAAAAGATTATCTGAGATTCTATTCCGAGTACCTGAATTCCGTTGAAATTAATTCTACTTTTTATCGCAGACCATTGCAGAAAACTCTGGAAAATTGGTATTTACAAACCAATGCAGATTTCAAATTTTTCATCAAAATTCCAAAAACAATCACTCACTTCAAGAAACTATCCGACACCAAAACAGAAACTGCAGAATTTTGCACCTACATCAAAACGGGTTTGAAAGATAAACTCGCGGGATTTCTGTTCCAGCTTCAGCCATCTTATGTTTTTAATGAAGAAAATTTAGGGCAAGTTTTCAACACTATCGATCAAGATTTCCTAAATGTAGTGGAATTTCGTCATCAGTCTTGGTGGAATGAAAAGGTTTTTGAAGCGTTAAAAAAGAAAAACATCATTTTCAGCGGCGTCAGTTTTCCGAAAAATATCGCGGATGACTTTATCATTAATAACGAAAAATATTGCTATTACAGACTTCACGGCGATCCCATTTTATTTAAGTCAGAATATTCTGAAGACTTCCTAAAAGCTTTAGCAAAGAAAATTGAGAATTTCAAGGGAACTTCTTTCGTGTTTTTCAACAATACCTTTGGAACTGCAGGGATAAAAAATGCCTTGTTCTTAGAAAAAATTCTCAAGAAATAA